One Amycolatopsis thermophila DNA segment encodes these proteins:
- a CDS encoding hotdog fold thioesterase: MTENLTEAIREQLAGIDPRVAEQQLNDKLGIEFVELTAERVVGTMPVEGNLQPYGLLHGGANAVLAEALGSTVAALNAGPDKATLGFELSCTHHRAAREGLVTGVATPLHVGRGTITAEIVLTDDQGRRTCTARLSCLVRDAAPGSR, translated from the coding sequence TTGACCGAGAACCTGACCGAAGCCATCCGCGAGCAGCTCGCGGGCATCGATCCGCGCGTCGCGGAGCAGCAGCTCAACGACAAGCTGGGCATCGAGTTCGTCGAGCTCACGGCGGAGCGGGTGGTCGGGACGATGCCGGTCGAGGGCAACCTGCAGCCCTACGGCCTGCTGCACGGCGGCGCCAACGCGGTGCTGGCCGAGGCGCTCGGCTCGACGGTGGCCGCCCTCAACGCAGGCCCGGACAAGGCCACGCTCGGGTTCGAGCTGTCCTGCACCCACCACCGCGCGGCACGGGAAGGCCTGGTCACGGGCGTGGCGACGCCGCTGCACGTGGGCCGCGGCACCATCACCGCCGAGATCGTGCTGACCGACGACCAGGGCCGCCGCACCTGCACCGCGCGGCTGAGCTGCCTGGTCCGCGACGCCGCGCCGGGCAGCCGCTGA